GATTCTCGTGATGGAGAACGGCCAGATCGTGGAGTCGGGGTCGCATGAGCAGCTGCTCGCGCTGGGGGGCGCCTACCAGCAGCTGCACGCGTCGTTCTACGGGATTCCCACGTTGGCCTGACCGTTGGCTTCAGGCCAGTCGCTTCAGTGGGTATCTCTTGCATGAGACCCATCGAATTGGAGCTGAATGCGACGATGTCTGAATCCGGAGCGACCACGTCTGTCTGGCACGCGGCTGTACCGCCCGTGCGCACGAGCCCCCTCGACACCGATATAGACGCGGAGGTCTGTGTGGTGGGAGGGGGCATTGCCGGACTCACCACGGCATTGATGCTCGGTCGAGCGGGCAAGCGCGTGATCGTGCTCGAACGATTTGGCGCGGGGGGAGGGATGACCGGCCGTTCGACCGGCCACCTCTCGAATGCCTATGACGACCGATATCATGTGATCGAGCGGCTGCATGGCCCAGAGGCAGCGCGTCTGGTGGCGGCAAGCCACACCCATGCGATTGATCGTATCGAGGAGATCTCTCGAACCGAGCAGATCGATTGCGAGTTCGAGCGGGTCGATGGCTTCCTCATATTGCCTATGGGCCATGGGGTCGACGAGCTCCTGACAGAGTGCGATGCGGCGGTTCGGGCGGGGATCATCGATGCGGCGATCGTCGAGCGAGCGCCCTATGTCGGGTTTGAGAGCGGGCCGGCGCTGCGGTTTCCTGGTCAGGCCCAGATGCATCCGATGAAGTACGTCGCTGGGCTTGTGCAGGCGTGCCAGCGCGTTGGGGTTCGAATCTGCACCGACACGCCGGTGGTGGCCTTCGAACCGCAGCGGGTGCGCACCCGCGATCGGCACACGGTGCGCTTCGAGGACATCGTTGTGGCGACGAACAGCCCCGTCATCGATCGCGTCACCATCCACACCAGGCAGCATGCCCGTCTCACCTACGTGATCGGTGCCCTCGTGCCCAGGGGAAGCGTGCCACGTGTGC
The sequence above is a segment of the Pseudomonadota bacterium genome. Coding sequences within it:
- a CDS encoding FAD-dependent oxidoreductase; this translates as MSESGATTSVWHAAVPPVRTSPLDTDIDAEVCVVGGGIAGLTTALMLGRAGKRVIVLERFGAGGGMTGRSTGHLSNAYDDRYHVIERLHGPEAARLVAASHTHAIDRIEEISRTEQIDCEFERVDGFLILPMGHGVDELLTECDAAVRAGIIDAAIVERAPYVGFESGPALRFPGQAQMHPMKYVAGLVQACQRVGVRICTDTPVVAFEPQRVRTRDRHTVRFEDIVVATNSPVIDRVTIHTRQHARLTYVIGALVPRGSVPRVLCCDTLDPYHYVRVQPGSTDGEQPTYDLLLVGGEDHGTGLADDGALRFNRLEAWMRERFDMAGEVLHRWSGQVLEPFDRLAFIGRNPTHGQGVYVITGDSGNGLTHATLGATMVTEMILGVHNPWTSLYDPARMTFRATGEWVREGLSVASHYGDWVTPGDVESVDALAFGQGAVVRRGLTKIAAWRRPDGTVVEHSAVCTHLGGIVRWNAADQTWDCPCHGSRYTCTGRVFQGPANRDLAEIEIAHEVPPGYE